One Leptolyngbya ohadii IS1 genomic window carries:
- a CDS encoding S41 family peptidase has protein sequence MIRFFSSSRATKFSAIAGISFVALFLLWFITPVLSQESIEEKVFNEVWQTVNENFYDQKFNGIDWTAVRDRYKPQIATLNGRQQLAGTINQMLAELQTSHTHFYTPEETAYYQLLGIFQPEMKDLPPAAKALFPGNKYEYTGIGIFTKTIGEKVFISGILEGSPAASAELKVGDQLITVDNKPYQSIASFAGKAGQPVTLLIQRTSDPQSQQAIHVTPQKLNAVTVFKDAQRASTQVIEQQGKRIGYIHIWSNAADLHQQQMIEDLMFGKLAAVDGLVLDLRDGWGGGSIDYLNFFTGDSPTVTTIGRDGKTFSPNYRWRKPVVLLINEGSRSSKEIVAFGFQQAKIGVSIGAKTAGAVVAGRAFVVQDGSLLYVAVADVLVNGNQRLEGKGIIPDLTVDFPLEYAAGNDPQKQQAIDTLVGFAP, from the coding sequence ATGATTCGCTTCTTCAGTTCATCCAGAGCAACAAAGTTTTCTGCGATCGCAGGGATTAGCTTTGTAGCCCTATTTCTGCTTTGGTTTATCACTCCTGTCCTATCGCAGGAATCGATCGAGGAAAAGGTTTTTAACGAAGTCTGGCAGACGGTAAACGAGAATTTTTATGACCAAAAATTTAATGGGATTGATTGGACTGCTGTACGCGATAGGTATAAGCCGCAGATTGCAACACTGAACGGTCGGCAGCAGCTTGCGGGAACAATTAATCAAATGCTTGCTGAACTGCAAACCTCCCATACTCATTTTTATACGCCTGAGGAAACAGCTTACTATCAACTCCTGGGCATTTTCCAGCCTGAGATGAAGGATCTTCCGCCTGCTGCAAAAGCCCTATTCCCCGGCAACAAGTATGAATATACGGGCATTGGCATTTTTACGAAAACGATTGGTGAGAAAGTCTTTATCAGCGGAATTTTAGAAGGAAGCCCAGCAGCTAGCGCGGAGCTAAAGGTTGGAGATCAGTTAATTACTGTCGATAACAAACCGTATCAATCGATCGCGTCCTTTGCAGGTAAAGCAGGACAGCCAGTAACACTGCTAATCCAGCGAACGAGCGACCCGCAGAGCCAGCAGGCGATTCACGTTACCCCTCAAAAATTAAATGCGGTAACTGTATTTAAAGACGCACAGCGGGCAAGTACACAGGTCATAGAGCAGCAGGGCAAACGCATTGGGTATATTCACATCTGGTCGAACGCGGCTGACTTGCACCAGCAGCAAATGATTGAAGACCTGATGTTTGGTAAACTTGCAGCGGTGGACGGTTTAGTGCTGGATCTCCGAGATGGCTGGGGGGGCGGGTCGATCGATTATCTCAACTTTTTTACGGGAGACAGCCCAACCGTGACCACTATTGGGCGAGACGGAAAAACCTTCAGCCCCAACTACCGCTGGAGAAAGCCCGTGGTGCTGTTGATTAATGAAGGCAGCCGCAGCAGTAAAGAAATTGTAGCGTTTGGCTTTCAGCAGGCAAAGATTGGCGTATCTATAGGCGCAAAAACCGCAGGTGCAGTTGTCGCAGGACGGGCATTTGTGGTGCAGGATGGCAGTTTGCTCTACGTTGCAGTGGCAGACGTGCTGGTAAATGGAAATCAACGATTAGAAGGTAAAGGTATCATTCCCGATCTCACAGTTGATTTTCCGCTGGAGTATGCCGCAGGAAACGACCCGCAGAAGCAGCAGGCGATCGATACACTCGTTGGGTTTGCCCCCTGA